Genomic segment of Triticum aestivum cultivar Chinese Spring chromosome 6A, IWGSC CS RefSeq v2.1, whole genome shotgun sequence:
ACTGCACGCATGCATGGTTTGTCAAAAAGATTTCTTTTTTGTGCAAGCATGCATGGCATATATCGCCACCTTCCACGATGCAATGTTTCTTATACGTATCTTACGTGGGAATGGCTAGAAGTCAATCAACTGAAATTTTGATTTGGATGAGGCAATTTGGCTTGGATCAGTTTGAAGCATTAGATGGAAAATGAACGGCCCAGATTATGTCTTCTTTCTCCATGCGTTTTCCAGATCGCATCTTTTTCCTCCTCCCGCTGATGCAGCCACCGGCCAGGACGCCTGCTGCCGCTGCCCGCGACCGCCTCGCCGCACCACCCTCCCCTCAACTTCCCCCCACTGCCGGTCTTGCCGCCGCCccgggccatccctctagccccgccCGCATCCATATTTTTTTTCTCTGCCGAAGCCCCACCACCACCGCCCCTTCCTTCTCTCCGACGAggcccttccttcttcttccttctccttcctccatTCAAAATCGGTTGACCCGAATTCAAAATTTAGCTGACTGACATGTAGCTAAACTGATCTTACGTAATTTCCTTTTCTATTGATTAAACTGCCCGGACATTATCCGAACCAGATCAACGGCTCTTATTCTGCCATGCATGCTTGTTGGTAGCCAATCAAACTTTACACATGAAGTACATGATGGGAGTCGAATAGATGCTGTGGATGAGATCAGCTGTTGACGACCCTGCAGTTGCGCCGGATCTGGGTGACGGCTCCGGTGGGCGGGGCGAGGTTCCCCATCTTGATCATCGCCGTCGCGAAGTCGGACACGAAGAGCGCCCGGTTGGCGGCGTACTGGCTGACCAGCGCGTCCTGGGAGGCGCCGTTGAAGAGCTCCTGGTCCGAGTGCAGCAGGCCGCGCCTGGCGACGAGGTTGCGGTAGTAGGCGTTGTCGAAGACGAGCGGCGTCTGCACGTCGAACGGCGCGAGGCTGGTGTCGCCGTTGGGGGCCGCGGCGGGGCAGGTGCGCTGGCGCAGCGTGGCGAACGCCGGGTCGATGTTGGTGTCGTTGTAGATGTGGCCACGGAAGTTCTGGCACTGCGAGAAGCCGACGGTGTGCGCGCCGGAGAGCGCCGTGAGGTCGCGCGGGCTCAGCTGCTTCTTGGCGAACGCGGCGATGAGCCCGTCCAGGTTTAAGCTGGGCGCCGGGAGGTCGCTGTTGGCCTCCATCATGTTCGCCGTCGTCGAGTCCTGCCGGCCGAGCAGCACCGCCCAGCTGGGGCCGCCTAGCTGGAACACGAACACGACCGATCCAGGTGGGTGTTGTCAGCATTGATCAAAACTATGCTTTCAGAAGCAGCTGTCCATTGATTGCACGTACCAGAGAAGTGCCGTCCCGTGCTGCGAGGGCGGcgatgtcggcgcaggagacgacgcCGGGGCAGACCAGCTCCACGTCCTTCTTGATCTGGTCGATCACCTCATAGCCCCGCACTGAATTCACGTTGGGAAAGGCGGTCTTCTCGCCGACGAAGCTACCAGCCACGTCATCCAATAGAATGGATCCGTCACAGCCCTATATAGTAGCAAAATTCCACCATTAATCGTGGCCTAATTATGCTTGCTCACTAGCAGCTAGTTACTGCATAAAAATATGATTGTAAACCAATCGACATGAATGTACTCCTTCTGCTACAGTGtcaaaaaagtcttatattttAATACGGAAAGAGTATATGTTTGCTTAAGGTTTTAAACAGTTCAGTTACCTGAACAAAACAGTCGTGGAAGTGGAGCCTGAGGAGGGAGGCGCCCATTCGGCGCTCGGCGCGGAGGGCCTTCGCCACCGTGGCGCGCACGGTGCGCTGCAGCGTCGGGCAGCTCTTGTCGTAGAACGACGGCGAGAGCTGCCCGTACGcggtggaggagaggagaaagaagGCAAGCACGCAATGCCATGCCCTGCAGCTGGAGCTGGAAGCCATGGCTCACAAATTTACCTCGCTACGTACGTAAGCTCAGTGTGTTTTCCACTGTAAGATTGCTAGCTCAGTAGTAGGCTTAACTGTGGCGGGCACGAGCCACCTATTTATAATGAGTATACTGTTCTTTCAGTTGCATGAGAAGCATGTAGAATGGACAAAGTTAGGCCACACTAGGGTCATGGAAAAGTATGACAAGTTCCACCAGGTTTCTTCCATGGTTGACAAAGAGCAACGTCCCTCTGCCGCTCTAGGTAGGTGCCAAAAACTGATCCATCTTTACAGATATTGCTCGCCTATATGTCACTAGCAAATGGCATTTCCAGTAGACATAGATAATTATATCTAAAAAATAAGCGTGGTTATCGATCTTTATGGATAAAGATCATATCCAGCCACCCTATGTAAAAATAAAATTGGCGATGTAAGATGGGGGAGCGGAAAGGGTATGTGCCGTGATGAATATATGTAATCACAAGTCATGTGATAGCAACAATTCCAGGGCACACAAAGATAAAATAGAAAGGAAAAGACAATTAAGGAACCATAAGAGCAGTGTTCCATGTGTATTCATAGTGGAAGGCAAGCAAATTAAATGTACTTTTGCAGGAAGAGTTATGTATGACACATTTGCAGGAAGAGTATAGGTGAGCAATATCTGTAAAAATGGATCAGTTTTTGCAGGAAGAGTTTTAATGTTCCCGAGATCAGCTAAATTTAATAATCATCTTCTATTGAATTGGGTTGAAATATTTGAAACTTCCTGGAAACTTCATTAGAAATGGTGATATATATGACACATTTTACAATCTCTCACATGGTTCCAAACTCTTAATAGAGTTGTTGACACTCAACGAAACATCCTTGAAAGTCTTCAAGGAGGCAAACAACAAAACTAATGCAAACTTATCTGGAACCAACTTAGTATTGAACCATCGATATATTGTGAAAAATAAAACCTTCATAGAACACCACCATGAAAATTAATTGAGACATAAAAAGCTGAAATTATATGCCAAAAAAGTATGCCATTGGAAGCAAATTTCAAAGAACTTCCCCATTATATATTTTTATGGCATATTCCCCATATTTTGTTGACCATGATTATAAGTCAAAATCTGACACAAAAAACGAAGTGGCCTTATATTAGtagatggagggagtatcaaaTTTGTAGGGTTAAAGTGCTTGGTATACCACTGGATCGAAGTGCAAATGGCAGAGAAAAGACATGACATGTCACTCACTTGTTCTTCATGTTGCACGTGCCTTTGAGACAAGTGAAGATGTGTGTTTCATTGATTTCTTTTTCGGCACGTTGAGAAAGTTCATAACTCAGATCCATTTGGATGATGCATGCTGATCACTATGGTTGATCTACTAAGATATTAATTTCGTCCTTTAACAACCAAATTTGGGGAGAAGGGAGGGGGGAGGAGGTATTTTCAAAACCAAAGAATCACGTACTCTCTTATAAATTTTGTTTTATATTCTAAAGCCTTTGTATTTATAATGTATAATCACATGAACTGAGAGGCTAATAGGCACTAACCTTTCTGGTCTCCCCATGTATATGATGAGGTTGTATATCTTGCCGGAAGGGGTACATTCCTTGTTCGATAAGGATCTAGCCATATTCTTCTGGCAGGCAGCGGACGACTGTCAAAAATACCATATGGTCAAGTGGTCCGATATTTGTAGGCCCAAGGACCTTGCTCGACTAGGCATCCTTGCTTCTCGTCGCACGAACATGGCCCTCATGCTGCGTTGGGTCTAGTGGATCATGTGAGGGGAGGGTGCTTGTGGCCGCAACTTATTCAGGCTAAGTATCTTAGGGTGAGCCCCTTCTGGTGTGCTTGCATTTGGAGGGTTGCCAATTCTAGAAATACATCCAGTGGATCAAGTGAGATCCGCATTAGAGTGTCCTTCTCTGTATGTAATGGAGAAGGAACTTTATTTTGGCTTGACCCCTGGTTCGGGGAGAGCCACTTAATTTGAGTTTCCCCAACCTGTTTGCTATCTGCGTTTTCATTTGGGTTTCCACAACCTATTTGCTATTTGCGCTGGTCAAATGGTGCTGGTCTCCGCAGTCGCTCGGAATGGATATTGGAACATCTGGTTCCAACGCACATTTGGGTAGGCGGAGAGCAGAGAGTGGGCTAGTTTTCGGGTTGTCTTCCCACCGGTGCTCCCAGACTATCCGGATTCCGTAGCTTGGTCTCTTTCACCTTCAGGTGTTTTCTTTGTGGGCTCAGCATCACCAGGCATTGTGTGGTTCGCCCACCATCTCTTGGACCGATCCTCTTTGGAAGGCCCGATTTCCCCTGAAAATCAAGATTTTCATGTGGCAATTACTGACGGGTCGGTTTCCCTATGGACGGAGGTGCTTAAGAGGCACGGGTCGGGCGAGGGCCTATGCCCCCCTCTGTGAGGTCCCCGAGACCGGGTACCACATCTTGTTCACGTGCATGGTGGTTTGAGCTCTCTAGAGTTTCGTCCGCGAGGCCTGATTGGGAAGCCCTGGACTCGCGTGGTTCCTCGAAATCAAAGCCAACTAGACCGGGCGGGAGCGTCACCTATTCTTGCTTATGTTTGCTGCTATGTCTTGGACGCTATGGATGATGCATAATAAAATGGTGATTGAGAGGGTCTTCTCTCGACCTGCATCTGACCCGTTCTTCAAATTCCTTACTTTCTTGCAGCATTGGCAACTGTTATCTAGACAACGGGAATGCTACCACCTGGGGCTTATGCTGGACATGCTCCTGGCTACCGCTCGCCACCTCACCTCCTCGCAGGACCGCTGAGCCTTCTGCCACTAGGTGGCTTTCTTTGGGCATAATTGCACGGTTGCCCATCTGTTATTGTTGCTTTGGTATTGTTGATATGATTGTATAGAtgtttgctttatctataaagcgggttGAAAGCCTATTTCAAGAGCATTGTTTTGAAGATATGCCAAGACAAATACGACGGTAAAACTGAATTTTGATGTGGATCTACTCCTGGGAGCATTGTTTTCTATCAAAACCTTCTGTACCCCATGCTGGATTTACAGCTTGTACCTTTTCGGTTAGTTCATAAGGATCGGATACGAGCACCCCCGGATTACAAGGTTGTGTTTGCCATAGTGATGCAGGCGGACACGTCCGTATGCATGTAGTTTGACATAGTGGGAACATCCGGCCGAAAACGTGCTAAGCATGTTTACTTTAAAAACGTGCTAGTTTGAATTGATGTTTGCCGACGAGCGTCCGTATGCATTCCAGGTTGGACATATGGAGCCGTTGCCGACATGCGTGTATATATGCATGTATTACGATGCAAAATGTGCACAAACCTCTGTGTTGTAGCCGATCCAAAACAAGCGTGCATGCATGTACTAGTCTGGATAGACAATCTCCGACCTTGTATGATGCTGGCCAAGTGCACGCCACTTGCGCTACAAATGTGTCCAGATCGATGCTACAAATGTGTCCTACTCCCAACTGTGTTGTATTGTTGCTCCCGTTCCCCATCATCCCGTCGACTAGGGTTTTGGCTCGTAGCACGCAGCGGCCGGCCGGTCAGAGATTAGAGACTGATGAATAGGCAGCAGGCTTGTCCGTTTCTCAGCTAGTGGCGCGCAGATAGCTCTCGTTTCCAGCTGGAGACCGTCTCCTCTACTTCTTCTCGCCTCGCCTTAATTACGCACGTTTACTAACGTATTTGTTCCCATATGAATACAAAAACGTACGTATTACCCACTGTCCATGATCCGGTCTGAACCTTTGGGCAGGATCGACAACCATAGCTGCACCGAGTACGATAGATAGAATTGAACAAATGCAAACCGAATTCTTTGTACGTACGGACAAAATGATGCGTGCTTGGATTGAGACTTGATCAATATTAATTGTTATCTGATGTGTACATATCAACATATGTAAAACGAACGACCATACCAGTTTTAGACGATTTTCCTTATTTTTTCACGAAACGCAGACTCTCACAACATATACACAAGTTTTACCCCTATAAGCATTTTTGAGAGGCTAAACCGATGAATGATGCTAGAAAACccccaaaaaatctaaaaaataggCGAGCAGCCGTGTCAAATCTAGGCTTGAGTCTGGATGGGCTAGTTACACcacaagaaacataaccatctaagctaggcttagggcatctccaacggcaactcAGAGAATTTTCTCCCGCATCCATCCGCGGACAGGCCGCGGACACAGGTGCGGGAGGACGACATACAACGCTAGCCGTATACATTTCAAACTCTTTTTCaacaaaccggatgaaattcatgcaaacatggccggatttcatacaaacatgacggactTCACACAAACACGGCGggtttcattacatttcaaacatcTAGAACAAAAAAGAGACCCGCCCCTAAACCTATCCTATGGTGGAGGCGCCAGGCGTCCAAGCCCGTCTCGTCCTCCATCCGCCGTCTCCATGAGCACCGGCGATAAGACCGATGAAGTGAAgatgcggtctccggcgaggaagagtagaacacgggagacggaccggacCACATGCGACACAAGGCACCACCACCTACCgtggcctactcatcctcggaggagtctgcGACCTGCCTGTCGCCGGTGGACGTGAATTCCATGATGGAAATGGTGGCGTTGGCGCTGTCTTCGTCCCATCGAACCCGCTGATGGTTCGTCGACGGCACGTAGGAGGTGCAACTGGCGTTGTTCTCCTCCACGATCACCTATAGCCACGCCTCCGCAGTGGACGCTTCTTGGTGAGTGGTGTCTTGAGTGCAGATGGCACGCCACGGCCTCCTTGCTCGCGCGCTCGCCGTAGATCTGGCCCTTCGCCAACTAGTGCTGCTCCAGGAGGAATAGGATGTACCGTTGTTCCTGCTGCGCCTGCTGGAACGCCGACAGAGGCGCCGGCGCAGACTGCACCTATGTGATGGCGGCGTTGAAGTGCGTctgcgcctgctccatggtgaagccggcATGCACAGGAGGCGCGGAAGCCGGGGCGGGTTCGTCAGAGTCCGTCTCCATCGTGGTGTCATCCTCGTCGTCGGAGACCTGGGTGAGCTGGCCGGCAAGCCAACCTTGATTCACCTGGCATGGCGGCTCTGCCAGGCGGCGGCAAGGACGACCACCGCATGCTTCATCTCCGGCGACAGACTGCCGCACAGTGCTTTTCTGCTTACGGTCATGGCAGATGTGGAGGAAAGGAGGAGTATGTGGAGCGGATGTGTTGTGCTGTGGAGATAGCCGGGTGTGGCCACCCTTAAATAGCGGATTCCGGTGAGGTAGGCATCAATACGGGATGCTGGAGTGGGTTTCTCGACCGACGAGCCTGCTTAATGGCGGCATACGAACGGACGGGGTGTTGAACGGGCGTGGTAGACATCGGTCCCATCACGTCTAGTCACGCGTCTCCGGCATTGAATAGGCGCGGACATTGGAGACGTGTCGCAGGCGGCGCTCTTGGCGGcgagccgcttcaatgccggcgccagtgagaggtcgcgtctgctcttcAATGGGGAGCGGCCTCTCTACAAcgtcatgaatgcgggcagctggcacgGGGCGAGAACGCACGTAGGCGCGGGAGGAGGGGTTTGAGTGGGCCAGGGTGGTCCTGAAGCGGGTGTGGGATCGGTCCGAACTCCCACAAAGCCCCCCTCCcacgtttgtctccggtttgcgagaGAAATCTCTTCGGACCTCTCCGCGTACCGAAATAGGTCGGCGTTAGATGGCTTCCGCGGTTTGGACAGATGCGTGTGGTTTGTGGTccgctttggagatgcccttagttcaCATATACGATGATCTTTTTTACATGATGGGGCATGCATGCACTATTGCTACATATTTACTTTGTTTTTGTATGTTCTTTGTGGTTGGATGGATTGGCACGACTAATTCATGAGCTACATGTCACTATAAACTATTGGGTTGATAATTTTTTGAGTATTGTGATGTAGATGTGTATCAAACCAAGAGAAAACATAATGCATAGATGGCCATGCATATTACATACCTATTACAAAATTAGAAAAGTTCTATCAAGTATAAAGCAAGCATTATATAGAGACTGCATATCAAACCAAGAGAAAAAAGTAGACACATTTTGTGCAAGTTAGGTTACATGGTGTTAATTCAAGACCAAGTGCAAAGTATGCATGGGTGTCAGTTAATTTTTGAACATAACACaacacaacacaagagacacatttGGCAATGGAAGAACCAGTAAACCATCAGTGTAGAAGTTCTGGAAAATGACTCACATATATTTATTTATTCTATACTTCCCTATTCGGTGTGAGGATAACTATCTTTTTTCTACTTGAACAGAAAATAGGCAAGCTTGCAATCTAGAAACCTCTGTTAACTTTATAGGTCTCGGTTATGATATTTAAGGAAATGAAAAGTAGCGACAAACAACAACATATATGTGTAATTCAGCTAAGTGGCACACAATAAGCCTGTGGAGACTTGCGATTTAGTTCTTTTTTGCTATAGAATAACTTGGTTAAACAAAAAAAGGCAGTGTCTCGAAAATAAAAGATTACATCAAACCACCTATAATATATGTTTTCTAAAATTTAGTGAAATCATATTTTTCACGGCCTATGTTAAAATTCTATAATAAAAATGATATCATCATTACATAGTTGCTAATTGTAAAAAAACTGTTATGGTTTAAATCATATTTTGAAAGAATAAACAATAATTATAAATAACTAAAAAAGTTTAGTCTAAACTAGCAAAATGTGCCCGTGCATTCCAACAGGAGAAACATCCTCACGTGCACCGCATGGCTTACAATATTATTGGATACATGTGTACCTATTAACATGGTTAAGACATCATTATTAGGGCTAATAATAACAAAGTTGATAACTCTGTATAAACTGTTTTTTGTTACATGCAAATTCTTGTTCTCTAAATTTATTTATTGGTGCATGAAACAACTCAACTGAGTGTTCCATCAAATAACGAACTCAACTCCCCTGACGTACTGCgggagtcactgacaggtgggctaACATGCTTCCGGGAAACATGTGAGTGACCCAACTGCACCCAACAATAAGTATCATGACGTTAAGAAGAGGACCGCTAAACAAATGACGGATAAGAAAGACTTTTCGCTCAGAACAGAATTACCAATAACTTGCTTGAAGCAGATGAAGGAGCCATTTCTAACAGCATGAGCTTGGAACAAATCGATAGGTTAATTACTAAAGTAGACGTACTTGAAGCACACAAGTACAGTCATGGCCAAACATTTTTCCCCGATGAATACCTGCAGGAGTCTAGTTCCTTATATTTATACTTGTTACTTGCCTGCTCAAGGTTCATTGAAGAAtatcttcttgaatttcttcaaaatcctCATGTAGTCACACTGGTCATATGACTTCTTAAACTTGTCTAATATAGTGTTAGATTTCCATGTAAAAATATGTGCATACAGACAAATTGAGAGTGAAATAGATGTATCTTAATATTATTTGTTTGCGGGGAACTTACTATTGTGGCTGGTCAAGAATGTGTTTTCTCGTATTCATTATTTGCCATCATGGCAACATTGCATACCCACTTTAAATTTCTATCAACCTCACCGTTTGGCACATGAGGATCAACAAATTCTTGTTCATATACATGAGTGCCACGTATTCGTACATTTGTCGATGATTCTACAATGTCTACTAAACTGGGTCTCCTACCTCGTTTTGACTTTCTAAGCTTTGAGTTGATCACATTCTCTTTGTATGCATGACTTGCCACGTTGAGGTTAATGCTATGTGCATCCATAAAACTTTGTCCACCAGGAAAAGCCTGCTGAAGTTCTGATACACTAGTTCCAGTAGGAGCAATTAGTTTGGGAGGTATATCACTGACGTGTATGACTCCGGAATTATGAATATGGGCACCTGAAGATAGGTATGTTATTGCTATAATTACACAAAATGAGAAGTTAACTTTTAGGTTGGTGCAAGTGTAACAATGTAATTGTGTAACATGGCAATTGTTTACAATAGTGATGTATAGATTTGCAAGTCATGACAATTGTGTTGTACGTACGTATCTTGTAGAGTGGCATGTCATCACTGTTGACTTCTTCTGTCTCCACATACGAGctactacactagtagaaaaagggtcaaacgtgaagcacattagtgccggtttgaatttgagccggcactaatgtgtacattagtgccggttccaacggctagccgggctgctctcattagtaccggttcgtggcgaacctttagcaccggttcgtgccacgaaccggtactaaagtgagtggtggcaggatgttatcagtccggggcccctccagcacctttagtaccgggtcgtatcacgaaccggtactaaaggtcgtcctacatagacccttcgtccacccgagctcgctctgttcttcccctttcccctctcctctctgttcttttccctcttcctctcaagctcatcacacattttgcccaagatttgaaggcccccatccattcaaatgatcacaaaggttagcaactctttcctttcatctctcattgctagattagctcgtgcaatgctttatatagtgattgatttttgagtttagtaatttgggaggaattatatatatgtattagtatttgatttatatgcaatttgaggtcaaaaataaaacttagttttgcatatgtaggtgtggtttacttagtaccttctaaatctccgtcgtaaccaccgtcgatcgctcgcaatgtcccgtcgccggcaccaccttgtggtgagcctcttgttcatgaagttttatataaaaaattgacgtttgtgtgatttggatatatagttactcatataattatcttacacatacgttgtttgttatgcatagtgccatggtcttgatatccgtccccgtcggccctcgtccgggttatgattcggatgtggtatattctcttttaaaactattcattgcatttcgtgtttatgacaaattatgcccatcaagttgacatagatatttctatgtaggaggtagttgaacccgaaattccaaccgaccctattgtcgagaggttaaatttagttgaaagagaaaacgaggatttgaagaaaaaattgaaaagaattgagggggagaagatggaattggagttgcatgttgccgatgtcgtcgctgatcacaagattaagatggagaaaatgcgcttgaagattagaaagattagaaaatatgccattcatagtgaggcttggtatcattatgctgttggatcaattgttaccttagttgcgatcttgatagcatttgttgttgcatttaaattctttagctagagagttatttgtttgttgcattgaagtgttgtatgctctttatgtatgaactttatgtattgtattaatttgatgttttcggtgctgtgtattgaagatgagccggcaatggatgtacgataaccgatgctctcccgagttcattaatggcgtgcgtacttttctgcttgcggctgaggcaaacaagcgagcggatggttttatgcattgtccatgtgctgactgtaagaatggtcgcaattactctacgtcaagaaccattcacgtccacctgtttgagtccggtttcatgccccactataatgtttggaccaagcatggagaaagaggggttatgatggaagacaatgaagaagaagaggacgacgacagctatcctggccatgggttccctgaatacgatgatataacaatgagggaagaagctgagccggtaatgcgggaagaagctgagccggcaatgcgggaagaagctgaagaagaggcatcggatgagcctgttgatgatctaggtcgggccattgccgatgcaaagacaaactgcgcaagtgatttggagaagaagaagttgcagcgcatgttagaggatcacaaaaaattattgtacccgaattgcaaaggtgacaagaaaaagctgggcaccacactggaattgctgcaatggaaggcagagaatggtgtatctgacaagggatttggaaagttgctggtaatgataaaggatatgcttccaaaggacaacgaattgcccgagagtacgtaccaagcaaagaaggctgtctgccctctagggttagaggtgcagaagatacatgcatgccctaatgattgcatcctctaccgccgtgagtacgaggatttgaacacttgcccggtatgcggtacattgcgctataagatcagccgcgatgaccctggtgatgtcgagggcgagcgccccaggaagaagattcctgccaaggtgatgtggtatgctcctataatatcaCGGTTggaacgtttgttccaaaacaaagagcatgccaaggcgatgcgatggcatagagaagaccataagaaagacggaaaattgagagtacccgctgacgggtcgcagtggagaaaaatcaaaaaaagtacgggaaggagtttgcagatgacgcaaggaacgtatggtttggtctaagcgcagatggcattaatccttttggggagcagagcagcaaccatagcacctggcctatgactctatgtttgtataacctttctccttggttgtgcatgaagcggaagttcattatgatgccagtgctcatccaaggccctaagcaacccggcaacgacattgatgtgtacctaaggccattagttgaagaactcttacaactgtggaatggaacatgtgtacgtgcgtgggatgagcacatgggggaagaatttgacctaaaggcgttgctgttcgtgaccatcaatgattggcctgc
This window contains:
- the LOC123130109 gene encoding peroxidase 70-like, whose protein sequence is MASSSSCRAWHCVLAFFLLSSTAYGQLSPSFYDKSCPTLQRTVRATVAKALRAERRMGASLLRLHFHDCFVQGCDGSILLDDVAGSFVGEKTAFPNVNSVRGYEVIDQIKKDVELVCPGVVSCADIAALAARDGTSLLGGPSWAVLLGRQDSTTANMMEANSDLPAPSLNLDGLIAAFAKKQLSPRDLTALSGAHTVGFSQCQNFRGHIYNDTNIDPAFATLRQRTCPAAAPNGDTSLAPFDVQTPLVFDNAYYRNLVARRGLLHSDQELFNGASQDALVSQYAANRALFVSDFATAMIKMGNLAPPTGAVTQIRRNCRVVNS